The window cattagatttgtcgtctttgggacatgatacatatatggtatgagtttgaagttgatactctgagtactttgtgagtacgtagatacacaacttttgtccagaaataaagaaagaagaagaagaacaaagaatccgtacagatacagaaggtgatccgagaggatactcggatcacctaattacgattttcatttctattattCTAGGAGATGTCTTGTATTCATCATCATTCAATTATTCCTACCAATAGTAAATTCTCTTAAAGCCTACGTGACTGCGAGATGAACATATCCTCCGATtatgatatttgatatgaaatagGAAACGCAAAGAATGTATATGAACCCAGCAGCTAAGAATCATAACATCTTTTGTAAGCAAGCAGATGATTAATAACTTCCCTTTAGCTCGGACTTTGGATTCATAATTACAGTACTAGGGCTCACTATTATGACCGTCCATAAATCATGTATTGTGTCCtcaagagaaagaagaaaaaatacaatcggGATAAAACGATGGTTTCCATCGTCAAACTTTCAGGTCACATGGATTTTATTTTAGTCATTTCCTGAtggttaaaggtccagtttacctttgggagcagtgattttagaaatgttcaagatatcacatttgatgcatatgtataggtctACCAcataaatttttgcaataaagcctaaaatataaggagatatcagtatttttctcaataaaccgtaactgtagacggtttaatctggaagtattcttattataacaattgtttaaattttgtgtatttaaaaatacttagcatcgattatatggattcagtttttttacagttgttgtttctatccctaactcgcatttcAGAACTACGTAtagtttaaagcactaatgctgggtttttgtttcatctgcaaatggtaagcTATACCCTTAAGTCACTACTGGCGACAACTTGTTGGGTTCCGTGCAAACACTAAGGACATTCCAGAATCCAGTATACTTCGATAGGAAATGAATGGTCTACTGGCAGCGACGTGGCCTTGTCTCCAGCCACGGAAGAATTATTGTTTGCGTTTTGACTTATTGATGAGCTCAATTCCTGTGAATACCAGTGTCAATGCCAGTGTTTAAAGGGCATATTCGTGTAATGGGCTATGAGGATTCATAGATGTatttatataatgatatatagaTTCGTCCATATTGACTCTCTTTCACAATCGGAGGTATAGCGAGTTTGAATCCCGTCAGATTCCCACGGCCTTAGCATTATCGGGCCTGGATATCGGACATGATGTGTGTATACTTACCATTCATTCCTTGATCATTTtacgctatttttttttcttgatggaCCTGCACATTATAAGAAGTGTGTTTTGGTGAATCCCTCCATTTTAAACGTATCTTTATCGTATTTATTATAGCAAGCCTATTCGTTTCAAATGATACTGGGgacgctgtggcatagtggataagactcccgactcccaatcggaggacccgatttcgaatcccgcccagtgcttacatccttggacaagatgcttttacccaccatgtaggctctcgacccaggtgtataaattgGTACCGTGGTACCTGGCAActctagggtaataataatagcagggccctctggtataGAGAAGTGGCAAACTGAAGAGGCTAGCCTGGGTAAATAAGCccgtattactattattattaattaccgagtgatttcaattcaatcgtcatttcatttcacttccttCAGCTGTCCTTGCGATCTgttgaaaatgaattttgaattgaactgaactgaaactgaGACAAGTCAAATTGTCTTCTTTTCTGCTAGATTATGTCTGAAATCACTGCTTCAAAGAAACATGGTTAATACttaaaaattccacaaaatctgTTTGAGTTTCTTTCAGAATTTATTGCAAATCAGTGTAAATCATGTTTCTCACAATCTATAACTCTACTCTTAAAAGTCATATCAAGCACTAATGTCCGTTATGTTATTGAGTTTCACTGTTATACGTTTAaatgttattaatattattaaataaTAAAAGgtatttgtaggcctatatcctaCAGTGTTTTTTCATTACAATGAGGGTATAATTTTATCCCGAGTTCATCCCGTAAAGTaaagatttttatgcctccgccacgaagtggtgccggaggcattatgttttcgggttgtccgtccgtccgtccgtacgtccgtccgcatttgtttacgcgataacttgagtaatgttgactggaattttaccaaacttggtccaagtataaagtatgatggggcaattacttgattagattttggatgaaatcggccaaaggccaaaggtcaaaggtcaaggtcaaatcataaaattgtatccgtttacgcgataactcaagactggatcaagcaaatttgaccaaactttgtccgaggatgatgtatgataggacaataACTTGActagtttttgagtgaaattggacagaggtcaaaggtcaaagatcaaggtcaaatcctaaaatttacctgtttacgtgataactcaaaactggatgaagcagatttcaccaaacttggtccagggatgatgtatgatggggaaattagttgagtagattttagtgacattggcaagaggtcaaagatcaaaaggtcaaggtcaaatgctaaaatgctatttcccccatatccatgcaatgcctgaaggtattttcatgaaacttagtgtagacatgtactactgcataaagattctctagagagagtttcatgtcataaggtcaaaggtcaaaaggtcaaaggttaggtgaaaatgtaagaatttcacttttctcgcaaatggttcaatgtatcttcatggaacttggtacatacgcatgtactgactggcagggattatgtAGGGAATGTatgggtcatgggtcaatagtcaggggtcaaaggtcaaggtcaactcctcacaattttactatttctctcatatactagtatatgcaatgcttgcattattatttttaaaacttgatatatacatgtattacctaatggagattctctgggaaatttatagccagaaggtcaaaggccaggtttaaatgccaaaaaaaaaaatatatatatatatattttatactgtaattacactctttcttcataccttgaaaattactcaatgcatataaacttataaaagggtcggtcagaagtcaagtaaaaatcctcaattccccaaatacaggtacctgcactcttagacaattatagcaaacctagttcaaggaaagtgaacattcaagatatttctgacaaacctgtcatttcagtattctgtcagttatgtgaaactgtcatcacacattgtgaagacattgtaccatacacctattgggagaatcatgcattatggcgaaggcatcagtcgccatagcgacatttctagtttttaattctttatttgaatttcgttcaatttcatatcacagaaacaaaaacgttcacagaaacaaaacaaaacatcatacaaagacaaactgcaTTATACACAAACTTTGTACAAAATAACGTCAAACTTACACTATATAAGGACAAAATGCAGTAACACCACCATTGTGCAACCTAATGTCAAACTTacattttaacttttttaaCCAAGGAAACGAAATccgctttttgttttttaaacacatattcTCGCAAAAGGCCCACAAAACGGGAACATAATAGATAACTTGCTTAAAACAAAAAACGGggcatgagaaaaaaaatgaggccatttgcgagaaaacatacactcatgcacacacacattcccaCACAACGCCAACAtgcaacccctccccccccccccccccgtgccttCAGCCCTCAGGTTTCAGGTTTTATTCACATTTGAATAACTCTGCCGTGTAAATTGCCATTTGTTTCTCGTACAATAAAATACTTCCTAATCATAATGTGGAAATGATGTGGAAATGGTAGAAGCaataaagaggaagaaaaaaaaaagcccgaCAACGATATGACAATAACTCGCAGATACGGCAAATTcaaaacaggaaaagaaaatcacataTCATCTTCGGTGTATCTCATTATTCCCACTCTAACAAATGCATTCCAACTGTTCCTCTTTTACTCGctatattattttcttcttctttacacaTCTTGAAATACTTCATAACATCATTAAACTTTGGTACCTAAAGATAACTTTAgaataaaagcacacacacacacacacacacacaaacacacaccaacacaaacagaaaacacaCGCAGAGAAAACCCGGGGATGATTTTCAGTACAACTATGACAACCTAGAATGTAATCATGGTAATGTGGAACAGTAGGTATATAGTAGGGTGGAAGAGAAGACAAAGTGGCCAAATTCATTACAACTGCTCGCCAATTGTCGTGTAGGAAGGTCATCAAAATATTACTTCGTTGTTGTGTCATGTCAATTTTGTACATACACTCAGTATCGTATACGTTATTGCGATGGGCGGAAACGACGTGATTGCTTCTTTGCTCTTGTAATAGACTGCACATGCGCAGTGCTCCTTGAAGGAAAGTGAAATTATCAGGTGCTCAAGGAGTTCTGGTTATAAAAATAGTTGACATCAAAAGGTGAATAGCGGCGGATGGAGTCATATATCCGTACACACAAAGGGTGTGAATGATATGTGGAAGTGAGCTATGATATCTGAGCGTTTGGAATTACTTTCTCAGCGATTGGTTGAAAGAAGTACGTGTACTACAACTTGTGTCTTACTGGTGATATATTTTTCCACTCATAAAAATATTTaatagagatagagaaaatgaaatgacgAAGGAAGCCAATGTTTCTGCGACAGCTGTTGTTTGAGGAAGTTTTATCGATCCTACGGATGCGTTTAAAACGGACGTAAATCAATGGTAAGTTAAAGGAGAAGGTAACGGTATTATTTCTTATTTAACAGTTGAACAGTTTGTAACTGAGATTGTTATTTCAGTTgataattgattgattaattatcttgtttgtttctgtCGATCTCGTTCTCTTCGTTTTACTGTCTCAATTTATTGATAAAAACAGAAGCTTACGTTGAATTTCAAATTTAGGACATAATATTTAAGTCTTACATTTTGCCGTTTTGTGAACGTTCCTTGTTGACCGGTAAAGACAATGAGTCTTATTCGATGGAATAATTTAGATTCCGTCAACCACATTTTATTTGTCTTATAACAATGAATCTAAAAATGATCTAATGTTTGTAAAACAATATAGTAGTTATGGCAACGCATCAGTAAGGGTATCTACATCTTCATGACATTTCCGTAGTGGTAAAAACATGAACCCGTGACCAGGAATATGTTTGCGGAAGAACGTTCAACCTATGCTCCTTTCTACGGAAAATGAAACCGAAACAATGTGGACGTAATAATCAtactctttttcatttccatgtttACTCATTATTGATTAACTTAAAACATCAAACTTCACACGTTGGCGATTTCACGTCATCAACAGAGGAAATACAGAGGAAATAGTCAAAAACACATTAATATAATAAATCGAAATATCTACGCATTTTGCTGGATTCGGTTTCATCATGTTCTGGTATCGCTTGAAGACTGATGTAGGATCTCATTTCCGCTTCCAAGCTTCCAATACATAATTTACATTTAAAAGGGTGGTATAGTTATTGATTGAGGTACCAATTCAGGTTTCCACGTTTTGAGAGATATTTATAAACCAaagtatgaaatgttaaagagcatacaattataGGGGAAttgaatgtttatttgatggaaatcgattttgaaatgacggagatattcaaaaaaggtaaaacagagagattataataaaagtcgtggcctgtcacaTTTTAATATGAtcggttgtttttttttaatatctcagctatttaaagaccaaatttcatgaaattggcatcaaataaactgtgaaatCCTCTAAGAATTACTagtacatgttctttcatatttcagaagaggtttctcattatctcacaaacacacacacaaacacacacgtaaagttggaaacctgcagtcccatctaaaccaaaactgtaccaccCCATTAACCCTTTCTGGGCCAAGAACGTTGGACAGTTTTCATACAATGCTAATCCGATTTATTTGGCAATCTGCACTCAAAGCATGCAAAGGGTTAATTAACGTTTACTTCCTTAACATTTTATTTGTAAATTCTTTGACGTAATTCTCATACACATTATAAAACTTATTTAAGAATTCATCACTCTTATAGAACacttttcaatttaaatttctgctctttttcaactttttgagTAAATTTCAGACATTTATTCGGAATACGCTTGGTGAGGAAAGGCCTAAAAGTAAATCAGAATTTACCACAATCTGCAGTagacaaacatgaaaaaaatacaaatagtacaaaaacaatatgtatcaaGTGCGAAGAAGACGGGGTCATCCCATTAGATGgacactcacgagtcatatcagggaggtcacctccctggtcatatACAGCTCACGACTTCGACaatgaaaacaggtccatgagtcataaatagctcacgagtcatacagcccatgagttcgacactaggcaaataaggcccatgagaccgacacaaggtaaaaacagcccataCAGTTCGACAGATACTAACACGGAGCTTagtgtgtcggtctcgtgatggGCCTTGTTACTTttatagtgtcgaactaatgggctgtatgactcgtgagctgtataactcatcggctgtatgactcgtgggctgtatgactcgtgggtgtcggtctcgtgacgtgcacccaaaaAGACATAAGGTGAAATAATGCCAGTGACTTGGTCGATAGTTGAAGACCGTTGACGTTGTTTCTAAATTGCTGGAACGACATGCAATTTTTCCATTTCGTCGGATAGATCATTGCATATGGCGGTGCCTTGACTTTTCACTGTTCCCTATGATTAGATAGCATTTGTAAGGATGCACAAACCCATGGTTATAAAAATAAGATATATTCACGGTCACGACGTCGTACACAAGCCCTTGTCCTGTAGGAGatgacaatctttttttttttttattaattaccCTTTCTTTACCCTAGGATCAACCTCGGGCCAGAATCACAATGATTATTGTcgtcattgccatggcaacctcTCCGTCGTTCGTCGAAGGTAACTTGTTAAACAAGCCTGCCTTGATTGCTCCCTATTTGTTTGAATAATtgatatatttgttttgataattaaaaaaaaaatggaaatgtgaAAACACTTAATCCGCCTTGAGCTTTCTAGCAACTATATTCTAATTCTTTCACAAGCTCCATGGATTGCAAACCTTGATTTAGCTattgaaacacaaaaatcagcAACTTGTCCGACTTGAAAGTGCGTCcatttttttagggggggggggagggctgtGATGAAATTACTGTTTAGTAAGGTAGGCTATTAGAACAGTTCTTCTTTCTTAGTTGTTGTCAATACACCGATCTACAAAATACGGCTTCGATGTGAGTGGGTTttcatttctcttgttttatttcacttGAATGTTACTTTGATCAAACATCTTGTCATTTCAAGCTCAAATAAAGTTTAAGTTCGTATGCTTACCCCTTcccttcctcttttctttttaagccattttcttctctcatGTAAGACAGCACTTTTGACAAGTAATGCGCTGTCTTTTGATGGAAGACTACgataattatctttttttttccatttttcatttcaatttattttcatatttctcacatatatcacaataaagtatataaatacgaaaattatacaaaacataaattagatgagacttcatcggaatgtacaaagtttgtttgtttgtttgtttttttttggtgtaaacACATGGTCTGTATACATGCGAATTGAACTGTGGTCATGATGCGATAAAATATGATGGgcatgatggggcctgcgtaaaagcatgAGCTTGTTCAAGATTGTACAAGACAATTATCATAAACTCTttctcgttgttgttgttgttgtttctatcgACATTGCTGCTAACCCACTGCTAAGTGAAGTTGGACttaacatgcatatatatatatatatatatatatatatatatatatatatatatatatattgcagaATGGATGAGTGCCTTCGAGTCTTTTGTCGATCCAATGGAAATAGTTTCTTTGAAATAATGTTATATATCCATGTACCAAGTTCGTTCTATCATTTTCCAGTGCTTGCTTTCTGCGACTGTGCTTGTTAGTATATTGTAGCTATCAAACTTGTTACCCGTGATCTTTGACCTCAGTACACCCTTGTAAGTTTGATAGatcatttttgtgcaattttttataccaagtttcatggagaTACGTTGTGTTGATTTCAAGTCATATTCCGTTTCATTTTCGGAAGTTGTACAGACGTTACTGGCAATAACTTCCTGAGTGACCGAATAAACACAAACTAAATGTTATTTACGTAAAAAATTCAGTTGTTAGAGTCAAATGTTTAAAATCGACACCTCTTactgaaactttcttttttcattcatctGCATCCGCTTTACCAATCATTCACCCCTTCGTTAGCTTTGTCTGTCTTATTTCCGAGGttgtttcctctttctctctcatttaaCTCAAGATTCATTGAGACACTTCTTTATTCGCCTTTCTCTATCCCTTTcgctccccttcccccccccccccaaaaaaaaaaaaatcatgcatcattttaaaCTTCTAATGTTCTCCTcaaaacaatcacaattttGATGATCCTTAAAGCCTATCCGAGCTCGTGTCGAGAGGGCTACCATGCGAGCTACGTCGGCCTCGGTGTCACCAGCCGATGTCAGGTGAGGAGCGTCAACGGTTCCTACGTCCAGTTCATCCCGAAGCTCGTCTCCCGTGGTTACGCGGGTGTGGCCTACTCGTCATCTCGTGGGCCGGAGTGCGCGCGATTTCAGACCGACTACCACATCTGCAGCATTCCGCGTAAGGCTTAAcgatggggggaaaaaaaacaacaaacaagattatgttgtgcgtgtgcgtgtgcgtctgggcatgtgcatgtgtatttatttgtattgtgttaatgattttttttttttttttttgggggggggttgtgatgatgattatgattttagACGAAAATACCAGCTACGAATATCAATAACACTTTCGAGATCATCTCAATAATGACGATACTGATAAGAAAACAGTCATGGGTATGACAACAATGATAAATGTACCTGAAGACAGCAGTGCTAGTGGttataggagaaaaaaaaaaacaaacaaacaaagcaatcatgCTAATAGTGCATAATGTTTACTGAAATCACTAAGATGGACGAATAATAAAGTACTTGTATAGCAGTAAATATAATGATCATAGAGGTGTTAAACTGTATGATGATATCGACGATGCAAAAATACAGCTGCAGTTGAAATGAACTTTACTGCAGTATTTCCGTAAAATAACTATTCAATGAAATTCTCCTAtatctgtataattatgtaggtACATCCTGTCGTCACATCGTCTATACCTGGCAAAACTGTCAACATGGCTGTATTATGCAGTCACTGTAAGGAATCTTGTCTCGCGCTGTTTGTGCTGTTCATGGACGTTCATTTAATTATGGAAGTTGGTGGGGAGTCGTggtttcatgtatttttttttatgcatatcacacacacacacacatacacacgtattCACATAATACTTGTCAGCAGAAAGGCAGTAATGACTAAGAGTAAAAACATGAGTGTATGTAGTCCTACTTCTTTTCGCTGATTCCAGATTGCCTCACACAGCCCTGTAAGAACGGAGACTGCGAAGAGACAGTCACGGGTTACACCTGCCGCTGTCCCTCCGAGTACACGGGGAAACAATGCGAGATACGTGAGTTGGCTTCCACGTCCTATCCTAAAAGCCTAGTTCCGCGTCTTTAATATTAAATTTCACAATCCAGTTTTTATAGCTCTATACCACTTTTAAGGTTTTTGCcctgaaaagagagagagagagagagagagagagagaaggattaAGTAAGACAAATAgaagaatataaaacaatggTTAAATCAGACATAATGTGAAACAATAATCGGATTTCAAAGCTTGGTACATTTATATGAAACGCTGATACAATCATCGTCTATGAGTTGGCGTCATCTTGATGACTATAGTCATCGCCAAAATATACTTTTACAAGCTCCAAGGAAAGACGAAGggacaaaaaaatatatgtaatcTTGATGGAACTTGCTTGTCCTAACAAGCAAGAATACTAGTAATCAAAGTTTGTACGTTCAAAGACTTTCAACAAAGTTTGGCAATATTTGAATATAcgaaagactttttttttttcacccggATTAAAGGAACACGCACATATTCTCACTATACGATGTCGAAACAGCTAGCAAAGACATTTTAgccaaaatttttaaaacatccTTTTTACCTCCTCCCTTTCTTCATCCATTTCTCTCTGTTGCTCCcactctccctctttctcccttcctccctccctcattctttctttctttctttttcctctctctctctatatatatctttctcaaaatacagCTGCAAATTACAGTTTAACGGCAAAACCAACCACGAGCGCATCTGCAGAATTGACTGACATAACCAGTCAGTCAACTCCTTTCACTGAAGAAAGCTTGACTAGTCCCCCAAAAATGTCGACGCAAAAGACGCGTCCAGCAACGACCTACTACGAGCATCCGATGTCAACGAAGACAGATGCTCGACATACCTCAACCGCGATGTCGACAACGGTCAAGAGGAGCGTCGTAAACGAACCGACGCTCGCGAGCACAGTGACGGCATTGACGGACACCGTTTTCTCCTCGTCCACGCAATCAATGACCGTGAAAGAAGACCTTCTAGCAAAGTCTGATCCAGCGACGACATCAGAGATAGATGAAACCTCGTCGCTTTTGTCGAACATCTCGACTGCGACGACCACGACCACGGAGAAGGATCGCAGTGCTTCATCGCCACAGCCCATGACAACAGACGCAGACATTGATTATGCTGTGACCGCGGTAACCGTTTACGAGGACATCGATATGACATCGAAAACAGACGCATATAATTTGTCGTTGCGAAACGAAACCATGAAATCGTCTGAACAACCAACAAGTTTGCAGATAGGGAGCGACATGTCGTCGACGACTCCGTCGATATCGGAGAGAGATATCGAAGCGACGCCGTCTGTCACGAACCGCACAACGACTCGCAGGGACGTCGAATCCCTCACCTCACTGCCGACGATCACAGCCGAGACAGATGAGATCACTACAGACATCATCGGGACCGAAACTGAAGAAAACTCTCTCTCATCTACGATGACCATGATGACCGTCGACACGGAAATGCAGACACAAACCGAATTTCCTGATGACAACAGCGCTATGTCGACTAAGCTAATGTTGTCAggtgcaaactttttttttgccattataTTCAGAAATGactaattgttttattttcctacCCTTCTCTCCTCCCTCTTTATCAAAACGTGCCTCTCTCTTTGCTTGTGAACAttctaataacaataatgatgatatatataaatgatgataataataataatgataactgaCATTTCGTGAAAAATAAATggatgtaacaaaattttgccAATTGGGCTTTATACTAATACTTCAACACACCATGTTTCTATTCATCTAGTTCTCTATCTA of the Diadema setosum chromosome 16, eeDiaSeto1, whole genome shotgun sequence genome contains:
- the LOC140239838 gene encoding uncharacterized protein; amino-acid sequence: MSEDRSGKLKRLAWDQPRARITMIIVVIAMATSPSFVEAYPSSCREGYHASYVGLGVTSRCQIASHSPVRTETAKRQSRVTPAAVPPSTRGNNARYVSWLPRPILKA